One window from the genome of Breoghania sp. L-A4 encodes:
- the murJ gene encoding murein biosynthesis integral membrane protein MurJ, with translation MSLLKHFVTVGGATLSSRLLGFIRDVTMAAIIGTGPVADAFFVAFRLPNLFRRLFAEGAFNSAFVPLFARSLEEQGEEGARRFGEEVLAGLFWTLLVITAIAEVAMPALVWVLAPGFYSDPDKYDLAVLLSRITFPYLLCMSLIAFLGGILNTFERFAAAAFAPVLLNVVMIAVLGLIAVLGLDAGRESGIVLAGGVALAGLVQLVALATALKRYGFHLSMKRPRLTPGVKRLLQLGVPGVIAGGITQINIAVGTIIASTQASAVSYLYYADRVYQLPLGVVGIAIGVVLLPDLSRQLRAGNGDGVLHTQNRALEFALALTLPAAIALIVIPHPIISVLFQRGAFSAADTQATTAALAAFGVGLPSFVLIKVFSPAFFAREDTKTPMWFAGAAMVINVVGAFALYPFLAHVGIALATSLAGWANALLLVITLWRRGDFVPDAALAKRLPLMLLASLLMGGCVYAGAWALEDWLAAPALILRVAALALLVTGGMTAFALFVQLTGAVDIAARLKALRSKR, from the coding sequence ATGAGCCTCTTGAAGCATTTCGTCACGGTGGGTGGAGCGACCCTGTCGAGCCGCCTGCTGGGCTTCATACGCGATGTCACCATGGCCGCGATCATCGGGACGGGACCCGTGGCCGACGCCTTCTTCGTCGCGTTCCGGCTGCCCAACCTGTTTCGGCGATTGTTCGCCGAGGGCGCGTTCAACTCCGCCTTCGTGCCGCTGTTCGCCCGGTCGCTCGAGGAGCAGGGCGAGGAGGGCGCGCGCCGGTTTGGCGAGGAAGTCCTCGCCGGGCTGTTCTGGACCCTTTTGGTGATCACCGCGATCGCGGAAGTCGCCATGCCGGCGCTGGTGTGGGTGCTGGCGCCCGGGTTCTACAGCGACCCGGACAAATACGATCTCGCGGTGCTGCTGTCGCGCATCACCTTTCCCTATCTGCTGTGCATGTCGCTCATCGCCTTTCTCGGCGGCATTCTGAACACGTTTGAACGGTTCGCCGCCGCCGCCTTCGCGCCGGTGCTGCTCAACGTCGTGATGATCGCGGTGCTGGGTCTGATCGCGGTGCTTGGGCTCGACGCGGGCCGGGAGAGCGGCATCGTGCTGGCCGGCGGCGTGGCGCTCGCGGGCCTGGTGCAACTGGTCGCCCTGGCCACGGCCCTCAAGCGCTACGGCTTCCACCTGTCGATGAAGCGCCCCCGGCTGACGCCGGGCGTGAAGCGGCTGCTGCAACTGGGCGTTCCCGGCGTCATCGCCGGCGGCATCACCCAGATCAACATCGCCGTGGGGACGATCATCGCATCAACCCAGGCCAGCGCCGTCTCCTATCTCTACTACGCCGACCGCGTGTACCAGTTGCCGCTCGGCGTCGTCGGCATCGCCATCGGCGTGGTGTTGCTGCCCGATCTGTCGCGGCAATTGCGCGCTGGAAACGGCGACGGGGTGCTCCATACCCAGAACCGGGCACTCGAGTTCGCCCTGGCGTTGACCTTGCCTGCCGCCATCGCCCTGATCGTCATCCCGCACCCCATCATCTCGGTGCTGTTTCAGCGCGGCGCCTTCAGCGCCGCAGACACACAGGCCACCACTGCCGCGCTGGCCGCGTTCGGCGTCGGGTTGCCGTCGTTTGTGCTGATCAAGGTCTTCTCGCCGGCGTTCTTCGCCCGTGAGGACACCAAGACGCCGATGTGGTTCGCCGGCGCCGCCATGGTGATCAACGTTGTCGGCGCCTTCGCGCTGTATCCGTTCCTGGCGCACGTGGGCATTGCACTGGCGACGTCACTCGCCGGATGGGCCAATGCGCTGCTGCTGGTCATCACCCTGTGGCGGCGTGGCGACTTCGTGCCCGACGCGGCCCTTGCGAAGCGGCTGCCTCTGATGCTCCTGGCGAGCCTCCTGATGGGCGGCTGCGTCTATGCCGGCGCCTGGGCTTTGGAGGACTGGCTCGCGGCACCCGCCCTGATCCTGCGCGTTGCCGCCCTTGCCCTGCTGGTCACTGGCGGCATGACCGCCTTCGCGCTCTTCGTGCAGCTGACCGGCGCGGTCGACATTGCTGCGCGGCTGAAAGCCTTGCGCTCCAAACGATAG
- the trpS gene encoding tryptophan--tRNA ligase: protein MSVFEPRVFSGVQPTGNLHLGNYLGAITRFVAMQDTHPCLYCVVDMHAITVWQEPAELQAAIREVASAYIAAGIDPKKSIIFNQSQVSGHAELAWIFNCVARMGWLNRMTQFKEKAGKNRENASTGLFVYPNLMAADILLYRATHVPVGEDQKQHLELTRDIAQKFNNDYAGRIADMGHDPEAGYFPLTEPIIAGPATRVMSLREGTKKMSKSDPSDLSRINLTDDADTISKKIRKAKTDAEALPSETDGLKDRPEAANLVGIYAALAEHSPEQVLNDFGGSQFSTFKPALADLAVAKLAPIADEMRRLKDDTAYIDQVLGAGADRADAIARPVMQGVKDITGFLSTRKG from the coding sequence ATGAGCGTGTTCGAGCCGCGTGTCTTTTCCGGCGTCCAGCCGACCGGAAACCTGCATCTGGGCAACTATCTGGGTGCCATCACCCGGTTTGTCGCCATGCAGGACACCCATCCTTGCCTCTATTGCGTCGTCGACATGCACGCCATCACGGTCTGGCAGGAGCCGGCCGAGCTGCAGGCCGCCATTCGCGAAGTGGCCAGCGCCTATATCGCCGCCGGCATCGACCCCAAGAAGAGCATCATCTTCAACCAGAGCCAGGTCTCGGGACACGCCGAACTGGCGTGGATCTTCAATTGCGTCGCCCGCATGGGCTGGCTCAACCGGATGACCCAGTTCAAGGAAAAGGCCGGCAAGAACCGCGAGAACGCCTCGACAGGCCTGTTCGTCTATCCCAACCTGATGGCCGCCGACATTCTGCTGTACAGGGCGACCCATGTGCCGGTGGGCGAGGATCAGAAGCAGCATCTGGAGCTGACCCGCGACATCGCGCAGAAATTCAACAACGATTACGCCGGACGGATCGCGGACATGGGTCACGATCCGGAGGCGGGCTATTTCCCGCTGACCGAGCCGATCATCGCGGGCCCCGCCACCCGGGTGATGAGCTTGCGCGAGGGCACCAAGAAGATGTCGAAATCCGACCCTTCCGATCTGTCGCGCATCAATCTGACCGATGACGCCGACACGATTTCGAAGAAGATCCGCAAGGCGAAGACGGACGCCGAAGCGTTGCCCAGCGAGACCGACGGGCTGAAGGACCGTCCCGAGGCGGCCAATCTGGTCGGCATCTACGCGGCGCTCGCTGAACACAGCCCGGAACAGGTGCTGAACGACTTCGGCGGCTCGCAGTTCTCCACTTTCAAGCCCGCGCTGGCCGACCTCGCGGTCGCCAAGCTCGCGCCGATCGCCGATGAGATGCGCCGCTTGAAGGACGACACGGCCTATATCGACCAGGTGCTGGGAGCCGGCGCCGACCGCGCCGACGCCATTGCGCGTCCGGTCATGCAGGGCGTCAAGGACATCACCGGCTTCCTGTCGACCCGCAAGGGCTGA
- a CDS encoding GDCCVxC domain-containing (seleno)protein encodes MTTILQSTLTCPRCGHAECEQMPTDACQFFYTCKGCGGLLKPKAGDCCVFCSFGDVPCPPIQDARASGKDAHCCP; translated from the coding sequence ATGACGACGATTCTTCAATCGACGTTGACCTGTCCCCGTTGCGGTCATGCGGAATGCGAGCAGATGCCGACGGACGCCTGCCAGTTCTTCTACACATGCAAGGGGTGCGGGGGTCTGCTCAAACCGAAAGCGGGTGATTGCTGCGTGTTTTGTTCGTTCGGCGATGTGCCATGCCCGCCGATCCAGGACGCCCGCGCGTCGGGCAAGGACGCACACTGTTGCCCATAG
- the cysK gene encoding cysteine synthase A, with translation MTEQRGRGRIYNSIVDTVGDTPIVRLDRLAKEKSVNANLLAKLEFFNPLSSVKDRIGVAMIDALERDGKITPGKTTLVEPTSGNTGIALAFVAAARGYRIILVMPETMSVERRKMLALLGAELELTDGSKGMKGALARADELLSEIPDAVMPQQFENPANPEIHRKTTAEEIWNDTKGNIDVFVSGIGTGGTITGVSQVLKSRKPDLHVVAVEPADSPILSGGQPGPHKIQGIGAGIIPAILDTSAYDEVITVTNDESFEMARLVAKLEGLPVGISSGAALTAAIKVGQRPEMVGKTIVVIIPSFAERYLSTALFEGLDV, from the coding sequence ATGACCGAGCAGCGCGGACGAGGCCGGATTTACAACTCCATCGTGGACACGGTCGGCGACACGCCGATCGTACGGCTGGACCGGCTTGCCAAGGAAAAGAGCGTCAATGCGAACCTGCTGGCGAAGCTGGAATTCTTCAACCCGCTGAGCAGCGTCAAGGACCGCATCGGCGTCGCCATGATCGACGCGCTGGAGCGGGACGGCAAGATCACGCCGGGCAAGACGACGCTGGTCGAGCCGACGTCGGGCAACACCGGCATCGCGCTGGCCTTCGTGGCGGCGGCGCGCGGCTACCGCATCATTCTGGTGATGCCGGAGACCATGTCGGTGGAACGGCGCAAGATGCTGGCGCTGCTTGGCGCCGAACTCGAACTCACCGATGGCTCCAAGGGGATGAAGGGGGCGCTGGCCCGCGCGGACGAATTGCTGTCCGAGATTCCCGACGCCGTGATGCCGCAGCAGTTCGAGAACCCGGCCAATCCGGAGATCCACCGCAAGACGACAGCCGAGGAAATCTGGAACGACACCAAGGGCAACATCGACGTCTTCGTCTCCGGCATCGGCACGGGCGGCACGATCACCGGCGTCTCCCAGGTGCTCAAGAGCCGCAAACCCGACCTGCACGTGGTCGCCGTAGAACCGGCCGACAGCCCGATCCTGTCCGGCGGCCAGCCCGGCCCGCACAAGATCCAGGGCATCGGCGCGGGCATCATCCCGGCAATTCTCGACACTTCCGCCTATGATGAGGTGATCACCGTCACCAACGACGAGTCCTTCGAGATGGCGCGCCTGGTGGCGAAGCTGGAAGGCCTGCCGGTCGGCATCTCGTCCGGCGCCGCGCTGACTGCCGCGATCAAGGTCGGCCAGCGGCCGGAGATGGTGGGCAAGACGATCGTGGTGATCATCCCGTCCTTCGCGGAACGCTATCTGTCGACCGCGCTGTTCGAAGGGCTGGACGTCTGA
- a CDS encoding HAD-IA family hydrolase, which translates to MLPDLVIFDCDGVLVDTEKRSNEMLADVLTRDGFPMTYAESRRTFTGRSAASIQKMVEAQSGLDLGADWVDRLHSETEAIFAQGVPAIPGVHAQIERLHAAGVPFCVASSGLVSKMRITLGVTGLLPLLGDVLFSASMVENGKPAPDLFLHAARSMGHEPAGCVVVEDSVPGVLAAVAAGMRAVGYAGDPETSAEALRAAGADVIHDMAALGGMLGLSPAAA; encoded by the coding sequence ATGCTGCCTGATCTGGTCATCTTCGATTGCGACGGCGTTCTCGTCGATACCGAAAAGCGTTCCAACGAGATGCTGGCGGACGTCCTGACCCGCGACGGCTTTCCCATGACCTATGCGGAAAGTCGAAGGACTTTCACAGGCCGCAGCGCGGCGTCGATCCAGAAGATGGTCGAGGCGCAAAGCGGGCTGGACCTGGGCGCGGACTGGGTCGATCGGTTGCACAGCGAAACCGAAGCGATTTTCGCGCAGGGCGTTCCGGCGATTCCCGGGGTTCATGCGCAGATCGAGCGGCTGCATGCCGCGGGCGTGCCGTTTTGCGTCGCCTCCTCCGGCCTGGTCTCCAAGATGCGCATCACGCTCGGCGTCACCGGCCTTCTGCCGCTATTGGGCGATGTGCTGTTTTCCGCCTCCATGGTCGAAAACGGCAAGCCGGCGCCGGATCTTTTTTTGCACGCGGCGCGCAGCATGGGGCATGAGCCGGCGGGCTGCGTTGTCGTCGAGGACAGTGTCCCGGGCGTGTTGGCGGCGGTGGCCGCCGGCATGCGCGCCGTGGGCTATGCGGGTGACCCGGAGACCAGCGCAGAGGCGTTGAGGGCCGCAGGCGCAGACGTCATCCATGACATGGCGGCGCTTGGCGGCATGCTGGGGCTGTCGCCCGCGGCCGCCTGA
- the dut gene encoding dUTP diphosphatase produces the protein MSVPVKFQRLPNGVGLPQPAYQSDEAAGLDLTAAVDEGAPVVIAPGAYAMIETGIAIALPPGFEGQVRPRSGLAARHGVTVLNAPGTVDSDYRGEIKVLLINHGSKPFEVSRGARIAQLVVARVYRAELQQTGSLDDSGRGTGGFGSTGTH, from the coding sequence ATGAGCGTGCCCGTCAAATTCCAGCGCCTGCCCAATGGCGTGGGCCTGCCGCAGCCGGCCTATCAGAGCGATGAGGCGGCGGGGCTGGATCTGACAGCGGCCGTGGACGAGGGTGCGCCCGTCGTTATCGCGCCGGGGGCCTATGCGATGATCGAGACCGGCATCGCGATAGCCCTGCCGCCGGGGTTCGAGGGTCAGGTGCGGCCGCGCTCAGGCCTGGCAGCGCGCCATGGCGTGACCGTGCTGAATGCGCCGGGCACGGTGGATTCGGACTACCGCGGCGAGATCAAGGTGCTGCTGATCAACCACGGGAGCAAACCCTTCGAGGTCAGCCGGGGCGCGCGCATCGCCCAGCTCGTGGTCGCGCGGGTGTATCGCGCCGAGCTGCAGCAAACCGGCAGTCTGGACGACTCCGGGCGCGGCACCGGCGGCTTCGGGTCAACCGGAACGCACTGA
- the coaBC gene encoding bifunctional phosphopantothenoylcysteine decarboxylase/phosphopantothenate--cysteine ligase CoaBC codes for MLQGKRILLIISGGIAAYKALDLIRRLRERGAQVRAVMTAGAQNFVTPLSVGALTADTVFTDLFDRDAEHDVGHIRLSREADLIVIAPATADLLAKMAHGLADDLATAVLLAADKPVLAAPAMNPRMWQHPATRRNLATLEADGVAFVGPNTGEMAESKEAGPGRMAEPMEILAAIDAALGPVDAPLAGVKLLVTSGPTHEPIDPVRYLANRSSGKQGHAIAAAAAAAGADVTLVSGPVSIADPAGVTTVHVETAREMLAAVERALPCDVAVMAAAVADWRVDTEQGDKIKKDASGQPPALGFVENPDILATVSKAADRPRLVVGFAAETSALIANAKSKLARKGCDWIVANDVNHAGGVMGGDANTVRIVSRDGVEEWPKMDKVEVARRLVARIAASLNKS; via the coding sequence ATGCTGCAGGGCAAACGCATCCTGTTGATCATCAGTGGCGGCATCGCCGCCTACAAGGCGCTCGATCTGATCCGGCGGCTGCGCGAGCGCGGCGCGCAGGTGCGCGCCGTGATGACCGCGGGCGCGCAGAACTTCGTCACGCCGCTCAGCGTGGGCGCGCTAACCGCCGACACCGTGTTCACCGACCTCTTTGATCGCGACGCCGAGCACGATGTCGGCCACATCCGGCTGTCGCGCGAGGCGGATCTGATCGTCATCGCGCCCGCCACGGCTGATCTTTTGGCCAAGATGGCCCATGGGCTGGCGGACGATCTCGCCACGGCGGTGTTGCTGGCCGCCGACAAGCCCGTGCTTGCCGCGCCGGCCATGAACCCGCGCATGTGGCAGCATCCGGCCACGCGCCGCAATCTAGCAACACTCGAGGCTGATGGGGTCGCCTTCGTCGGCCCCAACACCGGCGAGATGGCGGAAAGCAAAGAGGCCGGGCCCGGCCGCATGGCCGAGCCGATGGAAATTCTGGCCGCGATCGACGCGGCGCTGGGTCCAGTGGATGCTCCGCTGGCGGGGGTCAAGCTCCTCGTGACCTCCGGGCCGACCCACGAGCCGATCGACCCGGTGCGCTATCTCGCCAACCGCTCGTCGGGCAAACAGGGCCACGCCATCGCCGCCGCCGCTGCCGCCGCAGGAGCAGACGTGACGCTGGTCTCGGGGCCCGTGTCGATTGCCGATCCCGCGGGCGTCACGACGGTGCATGTGGAGACGGCACGCGAGATGCTGGCCGCCGTTGAGCGCGCTCTGCCCTGCGACGTGGCCGTGATGGCCGCGGCAGTCGCCGATTGGCGGGTGGATACCGAGCAGGGTGACAAGATCAAGAAGGACGCGTCTGGCCAACCCCCGGCGCTGGGCTTCGTCGAGAACCCCGATATTCTGGCGACCGTCTCCAAGGCGGCAGACCGGCCACGCCTGGTGGTCGGGTTCGCGGCCGAGACCAGCGCGTTGATTGCCAACGCCAAGTCCAAGCTCGCGCGCAAGGGCTGCGACTGGATCGTCGCCAATGACGTGAACCACGCAGGCGGCGTGATGGGCGGCGACGCCAACACAGTGCGCATCGTCTCGCGTGACGGTGTCGAGGAGTGGCCGAAAATGGACAAGGTGGAGGTCGCGCGCCGGCTCGTTGCCCGTATCGCCGCCAGCCTGAACAAGTCCTGA
- a CDS encoding penicillin-binding protein activator: MLQTGNGRTSGAKRWALALTLGAGLGLSGCTGSTTGVYPQFDGRGPTQAAPSGDVLGNGSVRVALLLPKSATANAGEIATVFRNAAELAMNDFQGADIQVLVKDTGGTAEGGRAAAQQAISEGAELILGPVFSPAVSGAGQAARTAGVPVVAFSSDASAAARGVYLLSFMPQQDTARVISYASSQGRRSFAALIPDNGYGAVVEAAFRQSVGRAGGRIVAIERYKVDAARGVDSADLQAKTNTIAEAAKQADAIFLPDGGSVPGYIAQILSAKGIGRDKVTFLGSGQWDNTQVLNEPALAGGLYPAPVKPGFTAFAQRYQAAYGSAPPRNATLAYDATRLAAGLVSNAGPRRFATGVLTNRDGFLGVDGVFRFNSDGTNERGLAIYEATGSGSRLVDPAPQAFPVGS; encoded by the coding sequence GTGCTGCAGACAGGAAACGGGCGAACGAGCGGCGCGAAACGATGGGCGCTGGCGCTGACGCTGGGCGCGGGTCTGGGCTTGAGCGGCTGTACCGGCTCGACCACGGGCGTCTACCCGCAGTTCGACGGCCGCGGGCCGACTCAGGCGGCGCCGAGCGGCGATGTGCTGGGCAACGGGTCCGTGCGCGTGGCGCTGCTGCTGCCCAAATCGGCAACCGCGAACGCCGGCGAGATCGCCACCGTGTTCCGCAACGCGGCGGAACTGGCGATGAACGATTTCCAGGGCGCCGACATCCAGGTTCTCGTCAAGGACACCGGCGGCACCGCCGAGGGCGGCCGCGCGGCCGCGCAACAGGCGATTTCCGAGGGCGCGGAACTCATTCTCGGCCCCGTATTCTCGCCCGCCGTCAGCGGTGCGGGCCAGGCCGCACGCACGGCCGGCGTACCGGTTGTTGCGTTTTCCTCCGATGCATCCGCCGCGGCGCGCGGGGTCTATCTGCTCTCCTTCATGCCGCAGCAGGATACGGCGCGGGTGATTTCCTACGCCTCGAGTCAGGGCCGCAGGTCATTCGCGGCGCTGATTCCCGATAACGGCTACGGCGCCGTTGTGGAGGCAGCCTTCCGTCAGTCGGTCGGCCGGGCCGGCGGCCGCATCGTCGCCATCGAGCGGTACAAGGTCGACGCCGCCCGCGGTGTGGACTCCGCCGATCTGCAGGCCAAGACCAACACGATCGCCGAAGCCGCGAAGCAAGCCGATGCGATTTTCCTGCCCGACGGCGGCAGTGTTCCCGGCTATATCGCGCAGATCCTCTCGGCCAAGGGCATCGGCCGCGACAAGGTGACATTCCTGGGCAGCGGCCAGTGGGACAACACTCAGGTGCTGAACGAGCCGGCGCTCGCGGGCGGGCTGTATCCGGCGCCGGTGAAGCCCGGCTTCACGGCCTTCGCACAGCGCTATCAGGCCGCTTACGGCAGCGCACCGCCGCGCAACGCGACATTGGCCTATGACGCGACGCGGCTGGCTGCCGGGCTCGTGAGCAACGCCGGCCCGCGCCGTTTCGCCACCGGCGTGCTGACCAATCGCGATGGGTTCCTGGGCGTCGACGGGGTGTTCCGCTTCAACAGCGACGGCACCAACGAGCGCGGCCTGGCGATCTACGAGGCGACCGGCAGCGGCTCCCGACTCGTCGATCCCGCACCGCAGGCCTTCCCGGTCGGTTCCTGA
- the rsmI gene encoding 16S rRNA (cytidine(1402)-2'-O)-methyltransferase — MVSEDTTDAAVSDAAFADDQPARNAVPGTGRYSIGAQGFSSPRIEPGLYIVSTPIGNLRDITIRALETLSGADMIACEDTRVTRILLQRYDIRTPLIAYHEHNAAKMRPKILSALAEGKVVAQVSDAGTPLLSDPGYRLVRDVVAEGFRVFPIPGASAPLAALVGAGLPTDTILFAGFLPQKSSARRRRLEDLRHVPATQVFFESPRRLGATLGDMAQVLGGARAAAVARELTKKFETFERGTLGDLAQRFADTPPRGEIVIAIAPPEAEETSDADVDALLRDALRDLPVSAAAGQIAKQTGRDRRALYKRALALRDETSADEGTGGHDG; from the coding sequence ATGGTCTCCGAGGACACGACGGACGCAGCGGTTTCCGATGCGGCTTTCGCCGACGATCAGCCCGCCCGTAATGCGGTACCCGGCACCGGCCGCTACAGCATCGGGGCGCAGGGCTTTTCGTCGCCGCGCATCGAACCCGGTCTCTACATCGTTTCGACGCCGATCGGCAACCTGCGCGATATCACGATCCGGGCGCTGGAGACGCTGAGCGGCGCGGACATGATCGCCTGCGAGGATACCCGCGTCACCCGCATTCTGCTACAGCGCTACGATATCCGCACGCCGCTGATCGCCTATCACGAGCACAATGCCGCGAAGATGCGGCCGAAAATCCTCTCGGCGCTGGCCGAGGGCAAGGTCGTTGCCCAGGTCTCCGACGCCGGAACGCCGCTCTTGTCGGATCCCGGCTACAGACTGGTTCGCGACGTGGTGGCCGAAGGGTTCCGGGTGTTTCCGATTCCGGGCGCATCGGCGCCGCTCGCCGCCCTCGTGGGCGCCGGCCTGCCCACCGACACGATTCTTTTCGCGGGGTTTCTGCCGCAAAAGTCCTCCGCCCGCCGCCGCCGGCTGGAGGATCTGCGGCACGTCCCGGCAACCCAGGTGTTCTTCGAATCACCCCGCCGGCTGGGTGCAACGCTTGGCGATATGGCGCAGGTGCTTGGGGGTGCGCGTGCGGCCGCTGTGGCGCGCGAGCTGACCAAGAAATTCGAAACCTTCGAGCGAGGCACGCTTGGCGACCTCGCGCAGCGGTTTGCCGACACGCCGCCCAGGGGCGAGATCGTCATTGCAATCGCGCCGCCGGAGGCGGAGGAAACCAGCGACGCGGATGTGGACGCGCTGTTGCGCGATGCGTTGCGGGATCTGCCTGTGAGCGCCGCCGCGGGCCAGATCGCGAAGCAGACCGGACGCGACCGCCGCGCGCTGTACAAGCGGGCGCTGGCGTTGCGTGACGAGACATCGGCGGATGAGGGCACGGGAGGTCATGACGGCTGA
- a CDS encoding YraN family protein codes for MTADPKRRRAHLWGLKAEARAALWLRLKGYRILARRYRTPRGEIDLVARRGGTVAIVEVKARDTRDAALEAITPANRRRVVEAANLWLSRNPRYNAATLRFDALLIAPGQWPHHMPNAFDADC; via the coding sequence ATGACGGCTGATCCCAAACGCCGCCGCGCCCATCTGTGGGGCCTAAAGGCGGAAGCCCGCGCGGCCCTTTGGCTGCGGCTGAAGGGGTATCGCATTCTGGCGCGCCGCTACCGCACCCCGCGCGGCGAAATCGATCTGGTCGCCCGGCGGGGGGGCACCGTCGCCATCGTCGAGGTGAAGGCGCGCGACACCCGGGACGCTGCGCTGGAGGCCATCACGCCCGCAAACCGGCGCCGTGTCGTCGAGGCTGCCAACCTGTGGCTGTCGCGAAACCCGCGTTACAACGCCGCGACCTTGCGCTTCGACGCGCTGCTGATCGCGCCGGGTCAATGGCCGCATCATATGCCGAACGCCTTCGATGCGGATTGCTGA